One stretch of Pedobacter riviphilus DNA includes these proteins:
- a CDS encoding helix-turn-helix transcriptional regulator, translating to MKHQHFKKIFLLIGICICCFITYAQTLLDSTALEKLSDKDKPALLTQLAERSRINGDYKAAIRKAQLSAALALKFKNLTEAVKARTIQTSVYATTKEFVLSKKASDTTLLLAQQSRQPVAMAYAYYAQALFYNAIDNSEQITKYCRLALKSLEKVSDPYLSAKIYYQLYMINSRWDDVKNVNKYAWAATQNALKTTDYNLLSNCYIALSVAADYNYAGTKKEVFRDSIIYYLNKAQNLYIQHPKYVARKTYGIACINSADYYLRYFADTDQEAKNNAIRYASMANEVMKGAINGEEIRASSLGILSEYARRDKNLVMAEGYLQEAYNVMIGKKVPYYYTLINVVTALSNFYEQNGNYVKALEFQKKATEYGNKLFDEKRTLNAQKLEVQYEAEKKNSEVKLLKQSEKYAQQQKYLYFGIAIASILGLIFMFRSYHFRLRYSLQREKQLHLEKQDAELQMKFEKEEQARLKAEQLLLESQQQQLQKEVMASQLQLEHKKEMLFQIKEKLSDNHQFNINKIWNEELLLDNDFEEAKFQIQQVHPEFFSLLNQRAQQKLTALDLKLCAYLHLKMDTKKIAQLMHIEAKSVRMSRYRIKQKLGLGKEDDLNLFLQNIG from the coding sequence ATGAAGCATCAACATTTTAAAAAGATATTTCTCTTAATCGGCATTTGCATCTGTTGTTTTATAACCTATGCGCAAACTTTATTGGATAGTACTGCACTTGAAAAGTTAAGCGATAAAGATAAACCGGCATTACTAACGCAGCTTGCGGAGCGAAGTAGAATTAATGGCGATTATAAAGCAGCGATACGAAAGGCTCAACTGAGCGCAGCTTTAGCTTTAAAATTTAAAAATTTAACAGAGGCTGTAAAAGCCAGGACAATACAGACAAGTGTATATGCCACGACCAAAGAGTTTGTTTTATCAAAAAAAGCTAGCGATACCACGTTACTCCTTGCGCAGCAATCGCGACAGCCCGTTGCAATGGCCTATGCTTATTATGCGCAGGCATTATTTTATAATGCGATTGATAATTCGGAGCAGATTACCAAATATTGTCGGCTTGCACTGAAGTCGTTGGAAAAAGTATCCGACCCTTATCTCAGCGCCAAAATATATTACCAACTCTATATGATCAACTCACGTTGGGATGATGTTAAAAATGTGAACAAGTATGCCTGGGCAGCTACCCAAAATGCTTTAAAAACCACTGATTATAACCTGTTGAGCAATTGTTATATCGCTTTATCTGTTGCTGCCGATTATAATTATGCCGGTACTAAAAAAGAAGTGTTCCGCGATAGCATCATCTATTATTTGAACAAGGCCCAAAACCTTTACATCCAGCATCCGAAATATGTTGCGCGAAAAACTTATGGTATTGCCTGTATCAACAGTGCCGATTATTACCTGAGGTATTTCGCGGATACCGATCAGGAAGCAAAAAACAATGCTATCCGTTACGCCAGTATGGCCAACGAAGTGATGAAAGGTGCAATAAACGGCGAAGAAATAAGGGCGAGTAGTTTGGGGATTCTGAGCGAATACGCCAGGAGAGATAAAAATCTAGTAATGGCGGAAGGTTACCTGCAAGAAGCCTATAATGTAATGATAGGTAAGAAAGTGCCTTATTATTATACCTTGATTAATGTGGTAACTGCACTTTCTAATTTTTATGAGCAGAATGGAAATTATGTAAAAGCACTTGAATTTCAGAAAAAAGCAACGGAATATGGCAACAAACTTTTTGATGAAAAACGGACATTAAATGCTCAAAAACTGGAGGTTCAGTATGAAGCTGAAAAAAAAAACAGTGAGGTTAAGTTATTAAAACAAAGCGAAAAATACGCACAGCAACAAAAATATCTATATTTCGGTATTGCAATAGCCTCCATTTTAGGGCTTATATTTATGTTCCGCTCTTACCACTTCAGGCTAAGGTACTCCTTACAGCGCGAGAAGCAATTGCATTTAGAAAAACAGGATGCCGAACTGCAGATGAAATTCGAAAAAGAGGAGCAGGCCAGGTTAAAGGCCGAGCAGCTGCTATTGGAAAGCCAGCAGCAACAATTGCAGAAAGAAGTAATGGCCAGCCAGTTACAGCTCGAGCATAAAAAAGAAATGCTGTTCCAGATTAAGGAAAAACTTAGTGATAACCACCAGTTCAACATCAATAAAATCTGGAATGAAGAATTGCTATTGGATAACGATTTCGAAGAAGCCAAATTTCAGATCCAACAGGTACATCCAGAGTTTTTCTCTCTGTTAAATCAACGGGCACAACAAAAACTTACGGCACTCGATCTGAAGCTCTGCGCTTACCTCCATTTGAAGATGGATACTAAAAAAATTGCCCAGCTGATGCATATCGAAGCCAAAAGTGTGCGTATGAGCCGTTATCGGATTAAACAAAAGCTGGGTTTGGGGAAAGAAGACGATTTAAACTTGTTTTTGCAGAATATAGGTTAA